The genomic stretch GTTTCGCCGAGCGCGTGCGCGAGGCGCTCAAGACGTGGGGCGCGGAGCGCTTCGACTATCTGGTGAACAACGCGGGCACCTCTTCGGCGGCCACCTTCGCGGCGGGCACGGAAGCCGAACTCGACGCACAGTTCGCCGTGCATTTCAAGGGTCCGTTCCTGCTCACGCAGGCGCTGCTGCCGCTCATCAACGACGGCGGGCGCATCGTCAAGATCTCTTCGGGCCTCGCGCGCTTCTCGTTCCCGGGCCGCGCGATCTACGGGCCGATGAAGGCCGCCGTGGAAGCGCTCACGCGTTACATGGCGCTCGAACTCGGGCCGCGCCGCATTACCGCGAACGTGGTGGCGCCGGGCGCGATCGCGACCGATTTCAGCGGCGGCATGGTGCGTGACAATCCGCAAGTCAACAAGGCGATTGCCGATCACACGGCGCTCGGCCGCGCGGGTTTGCCGACCGACGTGGGCCCCGTGATCGCGAGCCTGCTCTCGGACGAGTTCGGCTGGGTGAACGCGCAGCGCATCGAGGTGGCGGGCGGCATGCATATTTGAGGTCGATGGCGTGTGTCGATGTCGATGCCGACGGCCTCGGCGTCGGCGAGGCAGGCGCGCTTCAGCGGGGCGTCGCGGCATGCCCGATATAATCGGCGGGTCATTCAACGAGGACCCCGCATGAAATATCTGATCGCCTTTCTCGCCAGCGCCACCGTCGCATCGAGCGCATTCGCCGCCAATCCCGTCGTGAAGCTGCCCTCGGGCGTCGTGGTCGAGACGCTCAAGGCCGGCACCGGCGCGCAACCGAAAGCCGACGACGTCGTGCGCGTGAACTATCGCGGCACGCTCGCGAACGGTACCGAGTTCGACGCGTCGGCGAAGCATGGCGGCCCGGCCTCGTTCCCGCTCAATCGCGTGATTCCGTGCTGGACGCAAGGCGTGCAGACCATGAAGGTCGGCGGCAAGGCGAAGCTGACCTGCCCGGCGGCCACCGCTTATGGCGATCGCGCGGTCGGCCCGATCCCGCCGAACAGCGAGCTGACGTTCGAAATCGAACTGCTCGGCGTCGGCCAGTAAGCTCGACGTCGGCACGAACGAGAACGGCGCGTGAGCGATGGCTCACGCGCCGTTTTTGTCTGTGCCGTCCTGGTGCGGCGATACAGCCCCGTCACGCCATGCTCCGCGAGCGCATTCGGGCTTTACCGCGCCGCTTCACTCAGCGCAACTGCTCCTCGATCGTCTTCGACAACGGCGACGCCACGTCGCCCGTGTGCTTCGTCTGCACCGGCTCGATCAGCACGATCCAGCATTCTTCCTCGGCAACGGGATTGTGCAGCGTGGCGCGCGGTACCACGTGCATCGACCCGGCCGGCAGATCGACCACGCGGCCGTGTTCGTATTCGATCTTCAAGTGCCCGCGCACCACGAAAAACAGTTCGTCCTCGTGCGCGTGGTCGTGCCACACGAGCTGGCCGCGCACCTTCGCGACCTTCACGTATTGGTCGTTGACCTGCGCGACGACCTTGGGCGACCAGTACGCCGATACGTCGCCGAACGCGGCTTCCAGATCGAACGACTCGGCAAACGGATGCAGCATGACTATCTCCAGGTAGGGATGAGGGAGGCGGCGAGCAACACGCCCATCGCCAGATTCAGGATGCGCCAATGGCGCGGCGTGCTCAATACGCGCGCGAGCAGGACGCCGAGCGCGCACCACAACGCGAGCGACACGCACGCCGCCGCGCCGAACGACGCGCCCAGCAGCAGCGCGAGCCGGTTGGGGCTGGGGGCGAGCAGCGCGAACGAGGCGGCGGCGCCCACCGTCATCGCCCAGCTTTTCGGGTTGAGCCAGAGCAGCAGGAAGCCGTTGATGAGCGTGATGGGGCGCGCGGCGGCGCCGGCGCTCGTTCCGCTCATGCCTGGCGTGCCTTGCGCGGTGACGGGCGGGCCGCTGCGGGCGATACGCCACGCGAGCCACAGCAGATAAGCCGATCCCATCGCCTTGACCGCCGTTTGCAGCACGGGCATGGCCGCGAGCAAGCCGCCCAGCCCGAGCGCGGCCACGGCGGCCAGCAGCGCGAGACCGAGCGCGATGCCGAGCATCAGCGGAATCGAGCGCGTGAAGCCGAAGCGCGCGCCGGAGGCGGTGGCGAGCGTGGTCGCGCCGCCGGGCGTGATGGTCGCGACGGCGACGAACAGCAGCAGAGGCAAAAGGGAAGTCATCGGCGTCATCGGGGCGGCGCAGGCGGTGAGCGAAACCTGCACTGTACGGATCGCCGACGCATCATTAAAGGCAATAATATTGATGCGATGCATTACGCGGCATAATGTGTCGATGACCCGCAACCTCGATCTCGCCCTCATTCGCACCTTCGTCACCGTGGCCGACAGCGGCAGCATGACGGTGGCCGCCAATCTGCTGCACATGACGCAAGGCGCCGTCAGCCAGCAGGTGAAGCGCCTCGAAGACTTGCTCGACTGCCTGCTGTTCGTGCGCAAGACGCGCAAGCTCGAACTTTCGCGCCAGGGCGAGCAGTTTCTCGTCAAGGCGCGCCAGCTATTGCGCCTGAACGACGAAATCTGGGCCGAGACCACGGGCCAGCCGCTGCGCGGCAGCTTGCGCGTGGGCGTGCCTTACGACCTCGTCACGCCGCTCGCGCCCGCGATGAAGGCGTTTGCCGAGGCGCATCCGCTCGTGGAAATCTCGCTGGTGTGCGCGGCGTCGCCGGAATTGAGCGAGGCGGTCGACAGCGGCCGCGTGGATGTCTCGCTGGTCGAAGCGGTGGCGAGCGAGGCCGAAGGCGAGGTGATTCGCGTCGAGCCGCTCGTCTGGGTGACGGGCCGCGGCAGCGACGCGTGGCAAAAGCGGCCCTTGCCGCTTTCGATGGTGGACGAGCGCTGCGCGTTCCGCCCCGTGGTGCTGGGCGCGCTGGCCGATCAGGCGATTCCGTGGCGCACCGTGTTCGAGAGCGGCAACATCGAGGCCACGGCCGCCACGGTACGCGCGGGCCTCGCGATCACCACGTGGCTCGTTTCCACGGTGCCCGCCGATCTGGAGATTCTCGCGCCGCATGCGGCCGGCTTGCCCGCGCTCACGCCCTTCGCGATTTGTCTGCGGCTGCCCGCCACGGTGCAGCCGGCCGCGCTCGAATTCGCGCGCTGCGTGCGCGAGTCGATGTCGGGCGAAGCGGTGGGCGTGCGTGCCGCGCTCGCCAAAGTGGCGTAATAAAGTGGCGTAGCGTCGGCCCCCGGCTGCCGGTTTTGCGCTTCGCGCCAGCCAGGGCGCATTTCAGCGCGCGCAGCAGTGCGACTCAGCGCAACGCGCTGCGCTCGACGCCGCACATGCGCCACGCACCGTGCCGCTCAGCGCGCCAGATGCGCATCCACGAGCGGTGCAAGCGCCGCCGCATGATCGCGCGCCAGATCGTGAGTGCCGCCCGCCACCACGTGCAGGCGCGCGTCGGGCAGCAACGCGCGTAAGCGCTCGCCCACGGCCACCGGGCTGTACGGATCGGCATCGCCCCACAGCAGCAGCACCGGCTGCCGGATGTCGCGCAATTCG from Paraburkholderia acidisoli encodes the following:
- a CDS encoding SDR family NAD(P)-dependent oxidoreductase gives rise to the protein MATDNTATNNANASGTKIAIVTGGSRGIGRDTVLRLASRGVKTILTYHANRDEAEKVCALAAEAGAPAIALQLSIEKAGEFAGFAERVREALKTWGAERFDYLVNNAGTSSAATFAAGTEAELDAQFAVHFKGPFLLTQALLPLINDGGRIVKISSGLARFSFPGRAIYGPMKAAVEALTRYMALELGPRRITANVVAPGAIATDFSGGMVRDNPQVNKAIADHTALGRAGLPTDVGPVIASLLSDEFGWVNAQRIEVAGGMHI
- a CDS encoding FKBP-type peptidyl-prolyl cis-trans isomerase — translated: MKYLIAFLASATVASSAFAANPVVKLPSGVVVETLKAGTGAQPKADDVVRVNYRGTLANGTEFDASAKHGGPASFPLNRVIPCWTQGVQTMKVGGKAKLTCPAATAYGDRAVGPIPPNSELTFEIELLGVGQ
- a CDS encoding cupin domain-containing protein, with protein sequence MLHPFAESFDLEAAFGDVSAYWSPKVVAQVNDQYVKVAKVRGQLVWHDHAHEDELFFVVRGHLKIEYEHGRVVDLPAGSMHVVPRATLHNPVAEEECWIVLIEPVQTKHTGDVASPLSKTIEEQLR
- a CDS encoding LysE family translocator, giving the protein MTSLLPLLLFVAVATITPGGATTLATASGARFGFTRSIPLMLGIALGLALLAAVAALGLGGLLAAMPVLQTAVKAMGSAYLLWLAWRIARSGPPVTAQGTPGMSGTSAGAAARPITLINGFLLLWLNPKSWAMTVGAAASFALLAPSPNRLALLLGASFGAAACVSLALWCALGVLLARVLSTPRHWRILNLAMGVLLAASLIPTWR
- a CDS encoding LysR substrate-binding domain-containing protein yields the protein MTRNLDLALIRTFVTVADSGSMTVAANLLHMTQGAVSQQVKRLEDLLDCLLFVRKTRKLELSRQGEQFLVKARQLLRLNDEIWAETTGQPLRGSLRVGVPYDLVTPLAPAMKAFAEAHPLVEISLVCAASPELSEAVDSGRVDVSLVEAVASEAEGEVIRVEPLVWVTGRGSDAWQKRPLPLSMVDERCAFRPVVLGALADQAIPWRTVFESGNIEATAATVRAGLAITTWLVSTVPADLEILAPHAAGLPALTPFAICLRLPATVQPAALEFARCVRESMSGEAVGVRAALAKVA